In Oleiharenicola lentus, the following are encoded in one genomic region:
- a CDS encoding ATP-binding protein — MILHRLDLRLREWLGTKSVREKLGFITIAAVTCATLAASATLLVWRLVEQRATHTADTLALTRIVAENATVSVSFQDTGSADSVLETLRSKPNIRGAVIDIPTRLNFATYGDPPPPSFRLSDGRTVAYAGWWLLTSAPIENHEVRIGTVHLWTDLRPILWSALGAAFAGLVLALALALMLSLFVLSRLRGLILNPIGNLHAATRHVTEHRDYAHRVPVISHDELGELTTAFNRMLARIQANKEELRAANTLLSDEMEERRRLETKLLETSRQAGMAQVATGVLHNVGNVLNSVNISANILREAISSNPRLKLLKQTTDLMRAQGDNLPRFLAEDPRGRLVPKLLIEVADQLIAARGEKIRELEELTQNVEHIKQIVAMQQSFAKAGGVVQALKPASLFEEACCLAQASVNRHGVRINTHLVETPQIETDRHQVLQILVNFITNAVQAVKVRPDGDRRIGLHLTLVDQRIRFAVEDNGMGIPPENLQKIFQHGFTTRKDGHGFGLHSGALAASNLGGSVHVHSDGAGLGARFTLELPLRLPANIARAA; from the coding sequence ATGATTCTCCATCGCCTCGACCTCCGGCTTCGCGAATGGCTCGGCACGAAATCCGTGCGGGAAAAGCTCGGCTTTATCACCATCGCGGCCGTCACCTGCGCGACCCTCGCCGCGTCAGCCACGCTGCTGGTCTGGCGGCTTGTGGAACAACGGGCCACCCACACGGCCGATACGCTCGCCCTCACCCGTATCGTCGCCGAAAACGCCACCGTCTCGGTCAGCTTTCAGGACACGGGATCCGCCGACTCGGTGCTCGAAACCCTCCGCTCCAAACCGAACATCCGCGGCGCCGTCATCGACATTCCCACCCGTCTGAACTTCGCCACCTACGGCGACCCCCCACCCCCGTCGTTCAGGCTCAGCGACGGCCGCACCGTTGCCTACGCCGGCTGGTGGCTGCTCACGTCCGCTCCCATTGAAAACCACGAGGTCCGCATCGGCACCGTCCACCTCTGGACCGATTTGCGGCCCATCCTCTGGTCGGCCCTGGGCGCTGCTTTCGCCGGGCTCGTGCTGGCGCTGGCCCTGGCGCTGATGCTCAGCCTTTTCGTGCTCTCCCGACTGCGCGGCCTGATCCTCAACCCCATCGGCAACCTCCACGCCGCCACCCGGCATGTGACCGAACACCGGGATTACGCGCACCGCGTGCCGGTCATCAGTCATGACGAACTCGGCGAACTCACCACCGCGTTCAACCGCATGCTCGCCCGCATCCAGGCCAACAAGGAGGAACTGCGCGCCGCCAACACGCTTCTCAGCGACGAAATGGAGGAGCGCCGCCGGCTGGAGACCAAGCTCCTCGAAACCTCCCGCCAGGCCGGCATGGCCCAGGTCGCCACCGGCGTGCTGCACAACGTCGGCAACGTCCTCAACAGCGTCAACATCTCGGCCAACATCCTCCGCGAGGCCATCAGCAGCAATCCGCGGCTCAAGCTCCTTAAACAGACCACCGACCTCATGCGCGCGCAGGGCGACAACCTGCCCCGTTTTCTCGCGGAGGACCCGCGGGGCCGCCTCGTGCCCAAGCTCCTCATCGAGGTGGCCGACCAGCTGATCGCCGCCCGCGGCGAAAAGATCCGCGAACTGGAGGAGCTGACCCAGAACGTGGAGCACATCAAACAGATCGTCGCCATGCAGCAAAGCTTTGCCAAGGCCGGCGGCGTCGTGCAGGCGCTCAAGCCCGCCAGCCTTTTCGAGGAAGCCTGCTGCCTCGCCCAGGCCTCGGTCAACCGCCACGGCGTGCGCATCAACACGCACCTGGTCGAAACGCCTCAGATCGAAACCGACCGCCATCAGGTTCTCCAGATTCTCGTCAACTTCATCACCAATGCCGTGCAAGCTGTGAAGGTCCGGCCTGATGGTGATCGTCGCATCGGGCTGCACCTCACCCTTGTCGATCAGCGCATCCGTTTTGCCGTTGAGGACAACGGCATGGGCATCCCGCCGGAAAATCTGCAGAAAATCTTTCAGCACGGCTTCACCACCCGCAAGGACGGCCACGGCTTCGGGCTCCATTCCGGCGCCCTCGCCGCCAGCAACCTCGGCGGCAGCGTCCATGTCCACAGCGACGGCGCGGGGCTCGGCGCTCGCTTCACGCTCGAACTTCCGCTCCGGCTTCCCGCCAACATAGCCCGCGCCGCATGA